The Zobellia alginiliquefaciens genome contains a region encoding:
- a CDS encoding pectinesterase family protein, translated as MGKRQVIKFVVALGFIVLIFSCATTEKIIEISVSKNGSEAKPGELQFVTFKEAIDQAVNLRKKTSDAEVVITVAPGIYHLQEAIKIPASLSDLTIKGSDAEEVIITGGKELQLKWQKYDENIFVAEVNDDLKFDQFLVNQEPQVLARYPNYNEEARYWQGYAEDAVSKERLASWEHPKGAYFHALHSGRWGGFHYEISGVDDNGSPVLKGGQQNNRASKPHKEFRMVENVFEELDSAGEWFFDAKKKKLFYWPTSDIELSTATFEVSVLDDLVKVVGTLEEPVTNVRISGITFKNTQRTFMKDYEPLLRSDWMIYRGASLFFENTENCTVENSVFTNLGGNVIMASKYNKGLTVSGNHIYNCGASAISFIGDPSAVRSPSFNYSEFVAMAEMDTVPGPKNEFYPRECLVENNLIHRIGRLEKQTAGVQIAMAMNITVRHNSIYDVPRAGINIGDGTWGGHILEYNDVFNTVLETSDHGSFNSWGRDRFWLPNRKEMDSLTTARPDMWKWDAVHTTIIRNNRFRCDHGWDIDLDDGSSNYHIYNNLLLNNGLKLREGFHRVAKNNIMVNNSLHPHVWFVNSEDVFKHNIVGGAYQDVRLEGWGKELDYNLFPNEVTMLKSQIYNRDLHSAYGDPMFKKPENLDFSVLPESPALKIGFENFPMDKFGVQKPNLKEIAKTPEVPKLEKPQGVGNDSSPVVQWLRNGLKSVDSQEEQSAYGLKTAEGVIVLNVWNQSPAVKDNGLKQGDVILSANGKKVKEVKDFFKLTSEYSAEETLDLVIMRDQEEQKITIRTK; from the coding sequence ATGGGGAAAAGGCAGGTAATAAAATTTGTGGTGGCACTTGGTTTTATAGTGTTGATTTTTTCATGCGCCACAACAGAAAAAATAATAGAAATTTCGGTTTCTAAAAATGGGAGTGAAGCCAAGCCGGGTGAACTTCAGTTTGTAACTTTTAAAGAAGCAATAGACCAAGCAGTGAATCTTAGGAAAAAGACTTCGGATGCAGAGGTGGTTATAACTGTGGCACCAGGTATTTATCACCTTCAAGAAGCAATTAAAATACCGGCATCATTAAGTGACCTGACAATTAAAGGTTCTGATGCTGAAGAGGTAATTATAACAGGAGGAAAAGAGCTTCAGTTAAAGTGGCAAAAGTATGATGAAAATATATTTGTTGCTGAGGTTAACGATGATTTAAAATTCGATCAGTTTCTAGTTAATCAAGAACCTCAGGTTTTGGCACGTTATCCCAATTATAATGAGGAAGCTAGATATTGGCAAGGCTATGCAGAAGATGCTGTTTCCAAAGAGCGGTTGGCTTCTTGGGAGCATCCTAAAGGAGCCTATTTTCATGCGTTGCATAGTGGCAGATGGGGCGGATTTCATTATGAGATTTCCGGTGTGGATGACAATGGAAGCCCTGTTTTAAAGGGTGGACAACAGAACAATAGAGCTTCAAAACCTCATAAGGAGTTTAGAATGGTAGAGAATGTTTTTGAGGAGTTGGATAGTGCTGGAGAGTGGTTTTTTGATGCTAAAAAGAAGAAATTATTTTATTGGCCAACTTCGGATATAGAATTAAGTACTGCAACTTTTGAGGTATCGGTTCTAGACGATTTGGTCAAGGTGGTAGGAACGTTAGAAGAACCCGTGACTAATGTGCGCATTAGTGGAATAACCTTTAAGAATACCCAGCGCACGTTTATGAAGGATTATGAACCGCTCTTACGTAGTGACTGGATGATCTATAGAGGTGCATCTCTTTTCTTTGAAAACACGGAGAATTGCACTGTTGAAAATAGCGTTTTTACCAATTTGGGAGGGAATGTAATTATGGCAAGTAAGTACAATAAAGGCCTGACTGTAAGTGGTAATCATATCTACAATTGTGGTGCTAGTGCCATATCCTTTATAGGAGACCCTTCAGCTGTACGATCGCCTTCTTTTAATTATTCTGAGTTTGTGGCCATGGCAGAAATGGATACTGTACCCGGACCTAAAAATGAATTTTACCCTCGTGAATGCTTAGTTGAAAATAACCTCATTCATAGAATAGGTCGACTAGAAAAGCAAACCGCTGGTGTTCAGATAGCCATGGCAATGAACATTACCGTTCGGCACAACAGTATTTATGATGTACCTAGGGCAGGAATAAATATAGGAGATGGAACTTGGGGTGGTCACATTTTAGAATATAATGACGTTTTCAATACCGTTTTGGAAACCAGTGATCATGGTTCGTTTAATTCATGGGGGAGGGACCGTTTTTGGCTTCCGAATCGTAAGGAAATGGATAGTCTAACAACAGCAAGACCGGATATGTGGAAATGGGATGCTGTGCATACCACTATAATCCGAAATAACCGGTTCAGGTGTGACCACGGTTGGGATATTGACTTGGACGATGGATCCTCAAATTACCATATTTACAACAATTTATTATTGAATAACGGACTGAAGTTAAGGGAAGGATTTCATAGGGTTGCCAAAAATAATATAATGGTTAATAATTCACTCCACCCGCATGTTTGGTTCGTCAATAGCGAAGACGTTTTTAAGCATAATATTGTAGGCGGTGCATACCAAGATGTACGTTTGGAGGGTTGGGGCAAAGAACTTGACTATAACCTTTTCCCTAACGAAGTGACGATGCTTAAATCTCAGATATACAATAGAGATCTGCATAGCGCTTATGGAGACCCAATGTTCAAAAAACCTGAGAATCTAGATTTCTCTGTTTTGCCGGAATCTCCTGCACTAAAAATCGGATTTGAGAATTTTCCTATGGATAAATTTGGTGTGCAGAAACCGAATCTAAAGGAAATAGCCAAAACTCCTGAAGTACCTAAGTTAGAAAAACCGCAAGGTGTAGGCAATGATTCTTCTCCTGTTGTTCAGTGGTTGCGAAATGGCCTAAAAAGTGTTGATTCACAGGAAGAGCAATCTGCTTACGGTCTTAAAACTGCCGAAGGTGTTATCGTGCTGAATGTTTGGAACCAAAGCCCTGCTGTTAAGGATAATGGACTAAAACAAGGGGATGTGATTCTAAGTGCAAATGGAAAAAAAGTAAAGGAGGTTAAGGATTTTTTCAAACTTACCTCTGAATATTCAGCGGAAGAGACGCTTGATTTAGTGATTATGAGAGATCAAGAAGAACAGAAAATAACTATTAGAACCAAATAA